A genomic region of Sulfobacillus acidophilus DSM 10332 contains the following coding sequences:
- a CDS encoding L-seryl-tRNA(Sec) selenium transferase (PFAM: L-seryl-tRNA selenium transferase~TIGRFAM: seryl-tRNA(sec) selenium transferase~COGs: COG1921 Selenocysteine synthase [seryl-tRNASer selenium transferase]~HAMAP: L-seryl-tRNA(Sec) selenium transferase~InterPro IPR018319:IPR004534~KEGG: mta:Moth_2504 selenocysteine synthase~PFAM: Pyridoxal phosphate-dependent transferase~PRIAM: L-seryl-tRNA(Sec) selenium transferase~SPTR: L-seryl-tRNA(Sec) selenium transferase;~TIGRFAM: L-seryl-tRNA selenium transferase), with translation MPEHVNSQLRAIPAVQTIQRAIGDRLPVARVWLDQAIRDELEHIRQAVLQGEPVPPFERILAAVETRARRYAVPHLRPVLNATGVMIHTNLGRSPLPPALMDHVAAVATQYSTLEYRLSEGQRGSRHEHVEELLTWLVGTEAAMVVNNNAAAVLLALSTLAEGREVVVSRGELVEIGGSFRVPEVMALSGARLREVGATNKTHLRDYMAAIQDNTALLLKVHQSNFRMMGFVASVELADLVRLGRQTGIPVMADLGSGVLRPLRIGDYEEPDVPTVVQTGVDVTTFSGDKLLGGPQAGIVVGRRDIIQRMKKHPLARAVRVDKMTLAALEMVLRWYAEGRGHELPLWQMIEAGPEAIRQRAETFMDHLRQHLPAEVRVELEEAWSEIGGGSMPGTRLPTYLVTLAGSEPRDVVEWERRLRESDPPVIVRVSHGKILVDLRTIFPQQKLTLQTAIVRAITGEVEGGSR, from the coding sequence TTGCCCGAACATGTGAATTCGCAATTGCGGGCCATACCGGCGGTTCAGACGATTCAACGCGCCATTGGCGATCGCTTGCCAGTGGCGCGTGTTTGGCTTGACCAGGCTATTCGCGACGAATTGGAACATATTCGCCAAGCGGTGTTACAAGGGGAGCCGGTTCCTCCCTTCGAGAGGATTCTCGCCGCCGTCGAGACCCGCGCGCGTCGTTATGCCGTACCGCACTTACGCCCCGTGCTAAATGCCACCGGAGTCATGATTCATACCAATTTAGGCCGTTCACCGCTACCGCCGGCCCTGATGGACCATGTGGCGGCCGTGGCCACGCAATATTCTACATTGGAATATCGTTTGTCGGAGGGTCAGCGGGGTTCCCGACACGAGCACGTGGAAGAGCTGTTGACCTGGTTGGTCGGTACCGAGGCGGCGATGGTGGTCAACAATAACGCGGCCGCGGTCTTATTGGCGCTGTCGACGTTGGCCGAAGGCCGAGAGGTGGTCGTATCGCGGGGAGAACTGGTCGAGATCGGGGGATCTTTTCGGGTTCCGGAGGTTATGGCCCTGTCGGGGGCCCGGCTTCGGGAAGTGGGGGCGACCAACAAAACCCATCTTCGCGATTATATGGCGGCCATTCAGGACAATACCGCGCTTTTATTGAAAGTGCATCAATCCAATTTCCGCATGATGGGATTCGTGGCATCGGTAGAATTGGCCGATTTGGTGCGACTCGGCCGACAAACCGGCATCCCGGTGATGGCCGATTTGGGTAGCGGGGTCCTACGCCCGTTGCGGATCGGCGATTATGAGGAGCCGGACGTGCCCACCGTGGTGCAGACGGGAGTCGACGTGACGACGTTTTCCGGCGACAAACTCCTCGGGGGACCCCAAGCCGGCATTGTGGTCGGACGGCGAGACATTATCCAGCGGATGAAAAAGCATCCGTTGGCGCGGGCCGTGCGGGTGGACAAAATGACCTTGGCGGCGCTGGAGATGGTGTTGCGATGGTATGCGGAAGGCCGTGGCCATGAGCTTCCGCTGTGGCAGATGATCGAGGCCGGCCCGGAAGCGATTCGGCAACGGGCCGAGACCTTCATGGACCACCTGCGCCAACACCTACCCGCGGAGGTTCGTGTCGAATTAGAAGAAGCTTGGTCCGAAATCGGCGGCGGATCGATGCCGGGAACCCGTTTACCGACGTATTTAGTGACCTTGGCGGGATCAGAACCACGGGACGTGGTGGAGTGGGAACGGCGGTTACGTGAATCGGATCCCCCTGTTATTGTCCGGGTCAGTCATGGTAAAATTTTAGTTGACTTGCGCACTATTTTCCCACAGCAAAAATTAACGTTACAAACCGCCATTGTGCGAGCGATTACCGGAGAGGTTGAAGGAGGATCCCGATGA
- a CDS encoding electron transfer flavoprotein beta subunit (PFAM: Electron transfer flavoprotein domain~COGs: COG2086 Electron transfer flavoprotein beta subunit~InterPro IPR014730~KEGG: sat:SYN_02636 electron transfer flavoprotein beta-subunit~PFAM: Electron transfer flavoprotein, alpha/beta-subunit, N-terminal~SPTR: Putative electron transfer flavoprotein subunit beta): MKILVLVKQVPDTATKIQVNATGQGIQTDGIKWVINPYDEFALEESLRLKEKWGGEVVVLSLGPTRVEEAIRQALAMGADRAVHVTTEESSIDSWIAAKALAHVAQDEGFDLIFTGKQAVDDDQAQVGSLVATELGIPQVTVVLRLEVDGESRQVKAVRELEGATETVTCALPAVLTAQRGLNEPRYPTLPNIMKAKKKEVKKVALESLGLDLTPRVRVLAWSMPPERPAAKILTGDPAETARELVRLLHEEAKVF, translated from the coding sequence ATGAAAATTTTAGTGCTTGTCAAACAAGTGCCGGATACCGCCACTAAAATTCAGGTGAACGCCACCGGGCAGGGCATCCAAACGGACGGCATCAAATGGGTGATTAATCCTTACGACGAATTTGCTCTGGAAGAAAGCCTACGGCTTAAAGAAAAATGGGGCGGCGAAGTCGTGGTCTTGTCGCTGGGCCCGACCCGGGTAGAGGAGGCGATTCGCCAAGCGTTGGCCATGGGGGCGGATCGCGCGGTTCACGTGACAACCGAGGAGTCCTCGATTGACTCCTGGATAGCCGCGAAGGCTTTAGCCCACGTAGCCCAAGACGAAGGCTTTGATTTGATTTTTACCGGCAAACAGGCCGTCGACGACGATCAAGCGCAAGTCGGCTCATTGGTTGCGACCGAGCTGGGAATTCCGCAGGTCACGGTGGTGTTGCGGTTAGAGGTCGACGGAGAGAGCCGACAGGTGAAAGCGGTGCGTGAACTGGAAGGTGCGACCGAGACGGTCACCTGCGCCTTGCCGGCGGTATTGACCGCACAACGGGGACTCAATGAACCGCGGTATCCCACTTTACCGAATATCATGAAAGCGAAGAAAAAAGAGGTTAAAAAAGTGGCATTGGAATCTCTTGGGTTGGACCTGACCCCCAGGGTGCGGGTGCTGGCGTGGAGTATGCCGCCCGAACGGCCGGCGGCCAAGATTTTAACCGGGGATCCGGCCGAAACGGCCCGGGAATTAGTGCGCTTATTACATGAGGAAGCCAAAGTTTTTTAG
- a CDS encoding electron transfer flavoprotein alpha subunit apoprotein (PFAM: Electron transfer flavoprotein domain; Electron transfer flavoprotein FAD-binding domain~COGs: COG2025 Electron transfer flavoprotein alpha subunit~InterPro IPR014730:IPR014731~KEGG: sat:SYN_02637 electron transfer flavoprotein alpha-subunit~PFAM: Electron transfer flavoprotein, alpha subunit, C-terminal; Electron transfer flavoprotein, alpha/beta-subunit, N-terminal~SPTR: Electron transfer flavoprotein alpha-subunit), producing MAEGILVVLDQENGRVRRVAYEMLSRAQEIAAGTVTALTFGPGAETLAETLGRYGADQVVALTGDAFTRYSSDGWAEAVRQVVEVIDPVALFFPATAWGKDLSPRVAGLLEAGLATDCTEIHPSEGGRLEAVRPVYAGKAFQRVRIDTPRQLFSLRPNIQPVIEHGRPGQLRPVTVSVSPDQFQAVVTAVENNAGGTVELTEADIIVSGGRGIKAPENFKILEGLAEVLGAALGSSRPVADEGWVPHSYHIGQTGKVVSPTVYFAVGISGAIQHLAGISGSKYIVAINSDPDAPIFKAANYGIVGDLFQVVPHLTEEIRRLKEQG from the coding sequence ATGGCAGAGGGCATCTTAGTCGTCTTGGATCAAGAAAACGGGCGAGTGCGGCGGGTTGCATATGAAATGCTGTCTCGGGCACAGGAAATTGCGGCTGGTACGGTGACGGCTCTCACGTTTGGACCGGGAGCGGAAACGCTTGCGGAAACGCTGGGTCGTTACGGGGCGGACCAGGTTGTCGCTTTGACGGGGGACGCATTTACCCGATATAGCTCCGATGGCTGGGCAGAAGCGGTCCGGCAGGTCGTCGAGGTGATTGATCCGGTGGCCCTGTTTTTCCCGGCCACTGCGTGGGGTAAGGACTTATCCCCGCGGGTGGCGGGTCTCTTAGAGGCCGGGTTGGCCACCGATTGCACCGAAATTCATCCGTCCGAAGGCGGCCGGTTGGAAGCGGTTCGGCCGGTGTATGCCGGTAAAGCGTTTCAACGGGTTCGTATTGATACGCCCCGCCAACTGTTTTCTCTCCGGCCCAACATCCAACCGGTTATCGAACATGGGCGGCCGGGCCAATTGCGGCCGGTGACGGTCTCGGTATCGCCGGACCAATTTCAAGCCGTGGTTACCGCTGTCGAAAATAACGCCGGCGGCACTGTCGAACTGACCGAGGCCGACATCATCGTATCCGGTGGCCGGGGTATTAAGGCACCGGAAAACTTCAAGATTCTTGAAGGATTGGCCGAGGTATTGGGGGCCGCGTTAGGATCTTCACGCCCGGTGGCCGATGAGGGCTGGGTTCCCCATTCCTATCACATCGGGCAAACCGGGAAAGTGGTCAGTCCCACCGTCTATTTCGCGGTCGGCATTTCGGGCGCCATTCAACATTTGGCCGGGATTTCCGGGTCAAAATATATTGTGGCGATTAATAGTGATCCCGATGCCCCGATTTTTAAAGCGGCCAACTATGGAATTGTGGGTGACTTATTCCAGGTCGTCCCGCACTTAACCGAAGAAATTCGCCGACTGAAAGAACAGGGGTAA
- a CDS encoding nucleotidyltransferase substrate binding protein, HI0074 family (PFAM: Nucleotidyltransferase substrate binding protein like~TIGRFAM: nucleotidyltransferase substrate binding protein, HI0074 family~InterPro IPR010235~KEGG: cph:Cpha266_0291 HI0074 family nucleotidyltransferase substrate binding protein~PFAM: Nucleotidyltransferase substrate binding protein, HI0074~SPTR: Nucleotidyltransferase substrate binding protein, HI0074 family;~TIGRFAM: Nucleotidyltransferase substrate binding protein, HI0074~manually curated), producing the protein MRAERRPLTKLEAQGMIQSFEYTFELAWKVLKDFLESRGVRDLYGSRDVIRAAFQRDLLDNGQIWMAMIESRNLTSYTYDDAIADRVLTAVRQQYILLFDALNERMRSFQVEGQE; encoded by the coding sequence ATGAGGGCGGAGAGGCGGCCGTTGACGAAGCTTGAGGCACAGGGAATGATTCAATCTTTCGAATATACGTTTGAACTGGCTTGGAAGGTGCTGAAAGATTTTTTAGAAAGCCGAGGCGTACGTGATTTATATGGCTCACGGGATGTGATTCGTGCCGCGTTTCAACGGGATTTACTCGACAACGGCCAAATATGGATGGCGATGATTGAGAGCCGTAATTTAACCAGTTATACGTATGATGACGCCATTGCCGACCGCGTGCTGACGGCGGTTCGGCAGCAATATATTCTGTTATTTGATGCCCTGAACGAGCGGATGCGATCATTTCAAGTGGAGGGGCAAGAATGA
- a CDS encoding protein of unknown function DUF6 transmembrane (PFAM: EamA-like transporter family~InterPro IPR000620~KEGG: bmq:BMQ_2973 integral membrane protein~PFAM: Protein of unknown function DUF6, transmembrane~SPTR: Integral membrane protein (DUF6)), protein MTKAATQATGTSPGKLESLGVVYGLAGVLVFSLTLPASKAAVGSFGVLIVGPGRALIAALFAALTLWTRHERLPQKKYLPGFIIISVGAVFGFPLLTAWAMDRVPASHGAVELALLPLATAAVSALRNGERPSWFFWSCSAGGAATVVMYTWFAGLGRIHLADLALIGAVIVVAFAYAEGGRMASELGGWQVIAWSVVFSVPALVVLLIADFSFVGVPDVWHATWTAWAGLLYLGIGSQFFGFVAWYTGMGMGGVARVSQIQYLQPFFTIIFSWVWLGEQLTIKTLVAAIVVVLWVAVGKRATVRRP, encoded by the coding sequence ATGACAAAAGCAGCAACCCAAGCGACTGGAACATCACCAGGGAAATTGGAGTCACTTGGGGTCGTATATGGACTTGCTGGTGTACTGGTCTTTAGTTTGACACTGCCGGCATCGAAGGCAGCAGTCGGTTCGTTTGGTGTGCTGATTGTCGGTCCAGGTAGAGCCCTGATTGCCGCCTTATTTGCCGCTTTGACGTTGTGGACTAGACATGAGAGACTGCCGCAGAAGAAGTACTTACCTGGATTCATTATCATCAGTGTCGGTGCCGTCTTTGGTTTTCCACTTCTCACAGCGTGGGCAATGGATCGTGTACCTGCTTCACACGGCGCAGTCGAACTTGCACTGCTTCCTCTGGCCACTGCTGCAGTCTCTGCACTCCGAAACGGTGAACGCCCATCCTGGTTCTTTTGGTCATGCAGTGCTGGAGGAGCGGCGACGGTTGTCATGTACACCTGGTTCGCCGGTCTCGGTCGCATACACCTGGCAGATTTAGCCCTAATTGGCGCCGTGATCGTGGTGGCATTTGCCTATGCGGAAGGCGGGCGGATGGCGAGTGAACTCGGCGGGTGGCAAGTGATTGCTTGGTCGGTTGTATTCTCTGTCCCGGCATTAGTCGTGTTATTAATTGCAGACTTTTCCTTTGTTGGCGTGCCAGACGTGTGGCACGCAACTTGGACGGCCTGGGCAGGACTCTTGTATCTGGGAATTGGAAGCCAGTTTTTCGGATTCGTCGCATGGTACACAGGTATGGGAATGGGCGGTGTTGCTAGAGTGAGTCAAATACAATACTTGCAGCCGTTTTTTACCATCATCTTCTCGTGGGTCTGGCTTGGGGAGCAACTCACTATCAAAACGTTGGTAGCGGCTATAGTTGTCGTGTTATGGGTTGCGGTAGGAAAACGGGCAACCGTCCGTAGACCATGA
- a CDS encoding transcriptional regulator, GntR family with aminotransferase domain (PFAM: Aminotransferase class I and II; Bacterial regulatory proteins, gntR family~COGs: COG1167 Transcriptional regulators containing a DNA-binding HTH domain and an aminotransferase domain (MocR family) and their eukaryotic orthologs~InterPro IPR000524:IPR004839~KEGG: bbe:BBR47_48440 transcriptional regulator~PFAM: Aminotransferase, class I/II; HTH transcriptional regulator, GntR~PRIAM: Aspartate transaminase~SMART: HTH transcriptional regulator, GntR~SPTR: Probable transcriptional regulator), whose amino-acid sequence MVWNLKLSKNEPVYRQIVKYIEEGILNGEFLPGTPLPTERKLAELLKVNRSTVSIAYDELRSKGLIRSRQGSGTRVSEDTWGLDFREPDWIAFLSQGIFQPTLPMVRRIWEENRKSPNINLARGEMSKELWPTEQLRKLAAHLPPHFQLGYGDPQGEESLRSVVSKHLASRYEIHVPDNRILITAGSQQGLLLVIQSLLRPGDAVALEKPSYAYSLPLFASAGIRMFPIQVDEEGLIPDELITLYRRHKIRMVFVTPTYQNPTGTVLTQERRRRLIEICGDLRIPIVEDDAHGDLTLDGSPQPHSPLAAMQGAERQVIYLGTLSKTFAPGLRVGWMAGPTSVIDRIAGVREQMDFGISGITQAIAEQVLKSDLWEKNVKRLRSALTRRRDRMIAGLVGFFGDELDYDVPRGGYHIWVKLPQQFRDKEFVEMAIRHGVVIVPGSIYGADPGFVRLTYASSPEAEIEEGIRRLYHAFRRR is encoded by the coding sequence ATGGTGTGGAACCTGAAATTATCCAAAAATGAGCCGGTATATCGACAAATCGTTAAATATATTGAGGAGGGGATACTGAACGGCGAGTTTCTTCCTGGAACCCCGTTGCCCACGGAACGAAAACTGGCAGAACTGCTGAAAGTGAATCGAAGCACTGTGAGCATTGCCTATGATGAACTGCGCTCCAAGGGCTTGATCCGATCGCGACAAGGTAGCGGCACACGAGTCAGCGAAGATACATGGGGGCTTGATTTTCGGGAGCCTGACTGGATCGCTTTCCTGTCACAGGGCATCTTTCAACCGACGCTTCCCATGGTTCGACGGATCTGGGAGGAGAACCGCAAGTCGCCCAACATCAACCTCGCTCGGGGAGAAATGTCAAAAGAACTGTGGCCGACCGAGCAGTTACGCAAATTGGCGGCCCACCTGCCACCTCATTTTCAGCTCGGTTACGGAGATCCCCAAGGAGAAGAAAGCCTGAGGTCTGTCGTGTCGAAACATCTGGCTAGCCGGTATGAAATTCACGTTCCGGACAACCGCATTCTGATTACGGCGGGATCGCAACAGGGGCTGCTCCTCGTCATTCAAAGCTTGCTTCGCCCCGGTGATGCGGTTGCGTTGGAAAAGCCGTCGTACGCCTACTCCCTTCCGCTCTTTGCGTCGGCCGGGATACGCATGTTCCCGATTCAGGTAGACGAGGAGGGGTTAATCCCAGACGAATTGATAACACTCTACCGTAGGCATAAAATCCGGATGGTGTTCGTCACCCCCACCTACCAGAATCCGACGGGTACCGTTCTGACGCAGGAACGCCGGCGGAGACTCATCGAGATCTGCGGAGACCTGCGCATCCCCATTGTGGAGGATGATGCGCATGGGGATTTGACCTTGGATGGTAGCCCGCAACCCCATAGTCCCTTAGCCGCTATGCAGGGGGCTGAACGGCAGGTAATCTACCTCGGAACCCTGTCCAAAACGTTTGCACCCGGCCTTCGTGTGGGATGGATGGCGGGCCCCACGTCCGTAATTGATCGAATCGCCGGAGTGCGGGAGCAGATGGATTTTGGCATCAGCGGAATCACGCAGGCCATCGCCGAGCAGGTACTGAAATCGGATCTTTGGGAAAAAAATGTGAAGCGACTTCGCTCGGCTTTGACGAGACGCCGGGACCGCATGATAGCCGGGTTGGTCGGGTTTTTCGGAGACGAATTGGACTATGATGTTCCACGAGGCGGTTATCATATCTGGGTCAAACTCCCACAACAGTTCCGAGACAAGGAGTTTGTTGAAATGGCTATACGGCACGGCGTGGTAATTGTGCCGGGTTCGATATACGGGGCCGATCCAGGATTTGTCCGGCTGACCTATGCTAGTTCCCCCGAGGCGGAGATCGAAGAAGGGATTCGACGGTTATATCATGCATTCAGGAGACGCTAA
- a CDS encoding cell envelope-related transcriptional attenuator (PFAM: Cell envelope-related transcriptional attenuator domain~TIGRFAM: cell envelope-related function transcriptional attenuator common domain~COGs: COG1316 Transcriptional regulator~InterPro IPR004474~KEGG: tel:tlr2354 hypothetical protein~PFAM: Cell envelope-related transcriptional attenuator~SPTR: Tlr2354 protein;~TIGRFAM: Cell envelope-related transcriptional attenuator), producing MDQRPVHYGSEEYVQASQASNGQPPRSRRERKALQNKAPRVRRKLRRRFFLWVFLIAGLAVGYHYYAQTRDSLLSTAAVKANPGAFQGRVTVLLLGEGLVQAGSQDITNPKAPDQTDTMILVTLDPKTGQAGVLSIPRDTLVNLPQAGGIAKINDANFVGGPSLAVKVVEKTLGVPVDYFIETNIWNFPKIINALGGLTVDVPFPMHYGTATGAGSYLNINLNAGIQHLNGQQVLEFVRFRQESLGDIGRIQQQQYIIRLILKKMLTPGEVTKIPEILGMLRQEITATNLTTQQMLALGLWGSHVKVSQVRFATLPGTPQTISGTDYWILDRHLLPPLIDDVLLDRFTRKDRAHLHIIVRSGTMTLTAADQVASWLRQQGFSVGPVVWANQHDHQLNTVVDYTGDKYLAQRLAAALGSVGSTSVEEVPYHDVPGVDLVITVGSDLHLNPAAHI from the coding sequence ATGGATCAACGGCCGGTGCATTATGGTTCCGAGGAATATGTCCAAGCCTCTCAGGCGTCGAACGGTCAACCGCCGCGTTCCCGCCGGGAACGCAAGGCGCTACAAAATAAAGCCCCAAGGGTCCGTCGCAAACTGCGCCGACGGTTTTTCCTGTGGGTTTTTCTCATAGCGGGGCTCGCCGTCGGCTACCACTATTATGCCCAAACCCGAGACTCCTTGCTTTCGACCGCCGCGGTGAAGGCCAATCCCGGTGCGTTTCAAGGCCGTGTCACCGTTTTATTGCTCGGTGAGGGACTGGTGCAAGCCGGTAGCCAGGACATTACCAACCCTAAAGCGCCCGACCAAACGGATACCATGATACTGGTCACCCTGGATCCGAAAACCGGTCAAGCCGGCGTGCTATCAATCCCGCGAGATACCCTCGTCAACTTACCACAAGCGGGCGGCATCGCGAAAATCAACGACGCCAACTTCGTCGGCGGGCCTTCGTTAGCCGTCAAAGTGGTCGAAAAGACACTTGGAGTACCGGTTGACTATTTTATAGAAACCAATATCTGGAACTTCCCCAAAATCATCAACGCGCTCGGGGGTCTCACCGTCGATGTCCCCTTCCCCATGCATTACGGCACGGCAACGGGAGCCGGATCCTATTTAAATATCAACTTAAACGCAGGAATACAGCATTTGAACGGCCAGCAAGTGTTGGAGTTTGTCCGCTTTCGCCAAGAAAGCTTGGGCGACATCGGACGAATACAACAGCAGCAGTACATCATTCGGCTGATATTGAAAAAAATGCTGACGCCGGGCGAAGTCACGAAAATCCCGGAAATTCTCGGGATGTTACGGCAAGAGATTACCGCCACCAACTTAACGACGCAACAAATGTTGGCCCTTGGCCTTTGGGGATCGCACGTCAAAGTCTCCCAAGTCCGCTTTGCCACATTACCGGGTACTCCCCAAACCATTTCAGGCACCGACTATTGGATCTTGGATCGCCATCTCTTACCGCCCTTAATCGATGACGTATTATTGGATCGATTTACCCGCAAAGACCGTGCCCACCTGCATATCATCGTGCGCTCCGGGACCATGACGCTCACCGCTGCCGACCAGGTGGCCAGCTGGCTCCGACAACAGGGTTTTTCCGTAGGGCCGGTAGTTTGGGCCAACCAACACGACCACCAACTAAACACCGTGGTCGATTATACCGGTGACAAATACTTGGCACAGCGCCTGGCGGCTGCCTTAGGCAGTGTCGGCAGCACCTCGGTCGAAGAGGTCCCCTATCACGATGTGCCCGGCGTCGACCTGGTCATTACCGTCGGATCTGATCTCCATCTGAACCCGGCGGCCCACATCTAA
- a CDS encoding transcriptional regulator, LysR family (PFAM: LysR substrate binding domain; Bacterial regulatory helix-turn-helix protein, lysR family~COGs: COG0583 Transcriptional regulator~InterPro IPR000847:IPR005119~KEGG: bmd:BMD_1287 LysR family transcriptional regulator~PFAM: LysR, substrate-binding; HTH transcriptional regulator, LysR~SPTR: Transcriptional regulator, LysR family): MEFRHLQYLMAVADSGSFTRAAEHLIISQPTLSKAIHDLEDELGVTLLDRNRHPVTLTDAGLILYQAAQQIQAVMSRVATELAQVREAERGTVRVGLPPMMSSSVAAEILSRFRQQYPHVDLVIQEIGGHLALKQLQQGDLDCTFAVLSTDEIDIESLLVWSEPMVAVLPANHPLAKRSVVSLEELSLWPMVLYPEEYSLYQRVMRAFRQKSTDPKIVQTSAEWDFLGRMVASGLGFTLLPISLAERLPYSTIRRISLADALGWDIALVRSTRYYQSFAADALWHIAEAYRWT, encoded by the coding sequence GTGGAGTTTCGCCATTTGCAATATTTGATGGCTGTCGCCGATAGCGGCAGTTTCACGCGTGCTGCCGAACACTTGATTATTTCGCAACCGACGCTAAGTAAAGCCATCCATGACCTGGAAGACGAATTGGGTGTCACTTTGCTCGATCGGAACCGCCATCCGGTAACCTTAACGGACGCCGGCCTCATCCTCTACCAAGCCGCCCAACAAATCCAAGCGGTGATGAGCCGCGTGGCGACTGAACTGGCGCAGGTGCGCGAGGCGGAACGCGGCACGGTCCGCGTGGGCTTGCCGCCGATGATGAGTTCGAGCGTGGCGGCCGAGATTTTAAGTCGTTTTCGGCAGCAATATCCGCATGTCGATCTCGTGATCCAAGAAATCGGCGGCCATCTCGCGCTGAAACAACTCCAACAAGGAGATTTGGATTGCACATTTGCCGTGCTTTCGACAGACGAAATCGATATAGAGTCTCTTTTGGTCTGGTCCGAGCCGATGGTTGCGGTCTTACCGGCCAATCACCCGTTAGCCAAGCGTTCGGTCGTCTCGCTGGAGGAGTTGTCTCTCTGGCCGATGGTGCTCTATCCGGAAGAATACTCCCTTTATCAAAGGGTCATGCGGGCGTTTCGCCAGAAATCCACCGATCCCAAGATCGTCCAAACCAGTGCGGAATGGGATTTTCTCGGGCGGATGGTGGCCTCCGGTCTCGGGTTCACGCTCTTGCCGATCAGTTTAGCCGAGCGGTTACCGTATTCGACAATCCGTCGGATATCCTTGGCCGACGCCTTAGGCTGGGATATTGCCTTGGTGCGATCCACCCGCTATTACCAATCGTTTGCCGCCGACGCCCTTTGGCACATTGCCGAAGCCTACCGTTGGACCTAG